The following proteins come from a genomic window of Elusimicrobiota bacterium:
- a CDS encoding LysM peptidoglycan-binding domain-containing protein: MKLLRILALLLAFSPPVWADEMEDGTDIEMPPPPVDTAAIEAPTADSSPPLPDATVIAPTPTEGAVVPPPAAMTTIAPARVETSGPTAVSVDAAAHRVVTGDTLWDLAGSYLQDPFQWPKIYDANRSRITNPDLIYPDQELVIPSRDAAAAMDAPAETPAPVVEDPSFAAGPETAPATDPEPVPAAEPSAEDTAVIDEPAPPAVNEAEEITSAVAAAKKKAVSAAGAGFMGGVADTFIADENWEYDGYIIRDRELKMMISQGDVVYLNVGASAGVKSKMVAHVFRVGRKVKDPYLKKPTGRLVKRVGTVVITGHISDEGCTAVVTNSLEPIRIGDIVKFLSR; encoded by the coding sequence ATGAAGCTTCTTCGCATTCTCGCCCTGCTGCTCGCGTTCTCGCCCCCGGTTTGGGCGGACGAAATGGAGGACGGGACTGACATTGAAATGCCTCCTCCGCCCGTGGACACGGCCGCCATCGAAGCCCCCACGGCCGATTCGTCCCCCCCTCTTCCGGACGCCACGGTCATCGCCCCGACGCCGACCGAAGGAGCGGTGGTTCCACCGCCGGCGGCCATGACGACGATCGCGCCCGCCCGCGTGGAAACCTCCGGCCCGACCGCCGTCTCGGTGGACGCCGCGGCGCACCGCGTCGTGACGGGGGACACCCTCTGGGACCTGGCGGGATCTTACCTGCAAGACCCTTTTCAATGGCCCAAGATCTATGACGCGAACCGGTCGCGGATCACCAACCCGGATTTGATCTACCCCGACCAGGAGCTCGTCATCCCGAGCCGCGACGCGGCGGCGGCGATGGACGCGCCCGCGGAAACCCCCGCCCCGGTGGTGGAGGACCCCTCTTTCGCGGCGGGTCCGGAAACGGCGCCCGCGACCGACCCGGAGCCGGTGCCGGCGGCGGAGCCGTCGGCCGAGGACACGGCGGTGATCGACGAACCGGCCCCCCCGGCCGTCAATGAGGCGGAGGAGATTACCTCGGCGGTCGCCGCGGCGAAGAAGAAAGCCGTTTCGGCGGCGGGCGCCGGGTTTATGGGCGGCGTCGCCGACACCTTCATCGCGGACGAAAATTGGGAGTACGATGGATACATCATCCGCGATCGGGAACTCAAAATGATGATTTCCCAGGGCGACGTCGTGTACCTCAACGTGGGGGCTTCGGCGGGCGTCAAATCCAAAATGGTGGCCCACGTGTTTCGCGTGGGGCGGAAAGTCAAAGACCCTTATCTGAAAAAGCCGACGGGCCGTTTGGTCAAACGGGTGGGCACGGTGGTGATCACCGGGCACATTTCCGACGAGGGATGCACCGCCGTGGTGACCAACAGCCTCGAGCCGATTCGCATCGGCGACATCGTCAAGTTTCTCTCGAGGTAA
- a CDS encoding DUF21 domain-containing protein, whose protein sequence is MILLEAAALAAFLALSAYFALVEAAVTALSAVRMKKLAFIDPVLLPHFQEWLEKPHRLLTVLMIGNNLVNVAFSSLAALAAIPLHRVFPSVVVHWTVWLLVTAVLLVGGDIVPKIVGRTYRERVAVWALPLMTRATRALSFLWRPLDWALSRWAPSLHRAPVNPLQVVSLEELQQAAAESSAAGHLSRESGEMFHRALALTQKTVGDIARPAGNLDRLPLEVLDRPGGGERFLDLLVETGRTRVPVTRGDRPVGYVNVFDVLREGDAESGVGLDGLIRPLRWVSPATRVVDLLEEFRRSGDPFALVGTPAGEERGFLTLEDLLEQIVGDILDEYDRERTDGPA, encoded by the coding sequence ATGATCCTCCTGGAGGCGGCGGCCCTCGCCGCTTTTCTGGCCCTCTCGGCCTATTTCGCGTTGGTGGAGGCGGCGGTGACCGCCCTCTCCGCCGTGCGCATGAAGAAACTCGCCTTCATTGATCCCGTCCTCCTGCCGCATTTCCAGGAATGGCTCGAAAAACCGCACCGGCTTTTGACGGTCCTTATGATCGGCAACAACCTGGTGAACGTGGCGTTTTCCAGTTTGGCCGCGCTGGCGGCCATCCCCCTGCACCGCGTTTTTCCGTCGGTGGTCGTCCACTGGACGGTGTGGTTGCTCGTCACGGCGGTCCTTCTCGTGGGCGGGGACATCGTGCCCAAAATCGTCGGCCGCACCTACCGCGAACGGGTGGCGGTGTGGGCCCTTCCCTTGATGACGCGGGCGACCCGGGCCCTGTCCTTTCTCTGGCGGCCGCTGGACTGGGCCTTGTCGCGGTGGGCGCCGTCTTTGCACCGCGCGCCGGTCAACCCCCTTCAGGTGGTGAGCCTCGAGGAATTGCAACAGGCCGCGGCCGAATCCTCGGCCGCCGGGCATTTGTCCCGGGAGTCGGGGGAAATGTTCCACCGGGCCCTGGCGCTCACGCAGAAAACCGTCGGCGACATCGCGCGGCCGGCGGGGAATTTGGATCGCCTGCCCCTCGAAGTCCTCGATCGGCCCGGCGGGGGCGAACGATTTTTGGACCTGCTGGTGGAAACGGGCCGCACCCGGGTGCCGGTCACCCGCGGTGATCGCCCTGTCGGGTACGTCAACGTTTTCGACGTCCTGCGGGAGGGCGACGCGGAATCGGGGGTCGGGTTGGACGGGCTCATACGCCCCTTGCGCTGGGTGTCGCCCGCGACGCGGGTCGTGGATCTGTTGGAGGAATTCCGCCGGAGCGGCGATCCCTTCGCCCTGGTGGGCACGCCGGCCGGGGAAGAGCGGGGGTTTTTGACCCTCGAGGACCTGTTGGAGCAGATCGTCGGTGACATCCTCGATGAATACGACCGCGAACGCACGGACGGCCCCGCGTGA
- a CDS encoding HDIG domain-containing protein: MPNFLKTLINRFLRPFLLRLLHWTERSGPLSGPRAGVFLEREIHIPPGVVAFVVGVFLTLVLVSELGWGARPLGAALILTGALVFLFSLYLRQDHPDIIKNADAVALLGVLTVAGVLGTEVWLDWARRQTWVSPYGLPLAGVSVLTAVLLHPRVAVVLTLVLSLVFGLLNAFSLEGALVVCFGGMAGIARSVRVRTRRDILVAGLFIFIGQVAALGMLSLLGRLPAGTWVFGVKWAGVASAASALLALGLLPFLELFFSRLSDIRLLELSDVNHPLLKEMSVEAPGTYHHSLITASLAQAAAERLGANGLLCRVGAYFHDIGKLVKPEYFVENQGALGNPHELLPPNMSRIVIQAHVKDGLALGARYNLDHSITDFIAQHHGTSRVEYFYRRAIEQTEGSEDVDEDLYRYPGPRPRTKETAIVMLADSVEASSRSLDDPTHQRLTDHVNRIVDGKTIDGQFDEVPLTLAEIQRVKDSFVNTLVGVYHTRVRYPTSHETDLEQRTAAPPR, encoded by the coding sequence ATGCCGAATTTTTTAAAGACGTTGATCAACCGTTTCCTCCGTCCTTTCCTCCTCCGACTGCTGCACTGGACGGAGCGCAGCGGTCCGCTGTCGGGACCGCGCGCCGGCGTGTTCCTGGAGCGGGAAATCCACATCCCCCCGGGCGTCGTGGCGTTTGTGGTCGGGGTGTTCTTGACGTTGGTGCTTGTCTCGGAGCTGGGGTGGGGCGCGCGCCCGTTGGGCGCCGCGCTGATCCTCACGGGAGCGCTGGTTTTCCTTTTCTCCCTCTACCTGCGTCAGGACCATCCGGACATCATTAAAAACGCCGACGCCGTGGCCCTGTTGGGGGTTCTCACGGTGGCGGGGGTCCTCGGGACCGAAGTGTGGTTGGATTGGGCCCGGCGACAAACCTGGGTGTCGCCCTACGGCCTGCCCTTAGCGGGCGTCAGCGTGCTGACCGCCGTGTTGCTCCACCCCCGCGTGGCGGTGGTGTTGACGCTCGTTCTTTCCTTGGTCTTCGGCCTGCTCAACGCGTTTTCTTTGGAGGGGGCGCTTGTGGTCTGTTTCGGGGGAATGGCGGGCATCGCCCGGTCCGTCCGCGTTCGCACGCGCCGCGATATCCTCGTCGCCGGCCTGTTCATTTTTATCGGCCAGGTCGCGGCTTTGGGAATGTTGTCGTTGCTGGGGCGCCTCCCCGCCGGGACCTGGGTGTTCGGCGTCAAGTGGGCGGGGGTGGCCAGCGCGGCTTCGGCCCTGTTGGCCCTGGGTCTTTTGCCGTTCCTTGAGTTGTTTTTCTCCCGTCTCTCCGACATCCGGCTCCTGGAACTCTCCGACGTCAATCACCCCCTGCTGAAAGAAATGAGCGTGGAAGCCCCCGGGACGTATCACCATTCCTTGATCACCGCCTCCCTCGCCCAGGCGGCGGCCGAACGTCTGGGCGCCAACGGCCTTCTCTGCCGGGTGGGCGCCTATTTCCACGACATCGGGAAGCTGGTCAAGCCGGAATATTTCGTCGAAAACCAAGGCGCTCTGGGAAATCCCCACGAGTTGTTGCCGCCCAACATGTCGCGCATCGTCATCCAAGCCCACGTCAAAGACGGCTTGGCCCTCGGGGCGCGTTACAACCTCGACCACAGCATCACGGATTTCATCGCCCAACACCACGGGACCTCGCGTGTGGAATATTTCTACCGTCGGGCCATCGAACAGACGGAAGGGTCCGAGGACGTCGATGAAGACCTTTACCGGTACCCGGGCCCCCGGCCGCGCACGAAAGAAACCGCCATCGTGATGTTGGCGGACTCGGTGGAGGCCTCCTCCCGTTCCCTCGACGACCCCACCCATCAACGCCTCACGGACCACGTGAACCGCATCGTCGACGGGAAAACCATCGACGGACAATTCGACGAGGTGCCCCTGACCCTGGCCGAAATCCAAAGGGTCAAGGACAGCTTTGTGAACACCTTGGTCGGTGTTTACCACACGCGCGTGCGTTACCCCACCAGCCACGAGACCGACCTGGAACAGCGCACGGCCGCGCCGCCCCGGTGA
- a CDS encoding glycine--tRNA ligase subunit beta — protein sequence MKDLLLEIGTEEIPARFIPEALRALESAVRASLAEAGLAFAEARTWGTPRRLAVMVERLADKSQDRTTEALGPSVAQAKAADGAWTPAAVGFARGQGVSLDDVGVKDTDRGPRLVAVKRFPGVATEKLLPELVAAWVARLTFPKSMVWEEGLQAFARPIRWLLALHGTKVVPLVVAGVKSGKKTRGLRFHAPKPVDVPAPAKYVSLLRNHCVIVDPSERRALIVQQINQAVKAVHGHVPLERCHDLLDEVTQLVEHPVAILGRFNEKHLALPPEVLVTSMKKHQKYFPVFADAAGVALTAHFVGIRNGLSDHQSVVREGYERVLAARLADAAFFFEQDRRRSLAERVGDLAGIAFLSPKLSLQDKTDRTVALVGVLAAGVGAPPAVKERAGRAAFLAKADLTTGVVGEFPELQGVMGRIYAAADGEDPVVAEAVERHYWPLTAEGTLPGQDVAALVSVADKLDTLAGNFLIGKIPSGSQDPYGLRRAAIGLLRILEERAWPVSLPVLVDEALARLPDSLGDKAVGRRALLDFLRQRWAALAEARGARFDETESVLAAGFERVVDAGKRLEALRAVRRHPDFEPLSAAFKRAANLLKQAEKKGESIESEGVAERLSSPEEKNLLEVLTAVSGRVGAAMAAGDFAGAFSALVALREPVDRFFTGVVVMDPDVDRRRTRLGLLSLVRRCFAPLADFSRLQETPGPSA from the coding sequence GTGAAAGACCTCTTGTTGGAAATCGGGACGGAGGAAATTCCCGCCCGCTTCATCCCCGAGGCCCTGCGGGCGTTGGAATCGGCCGTCCGAGCCTCCCTCGCGGAGGCCGGCTTGGCTTTCGCCGAGGCGCGGACCTGGGGCACGCCCCGGCGGCTCGCCGTGATGGTCGAGCGACTCGCGGACAAATCCCAAGACCGAACGACCGAAGCCCTCGGGCCTTCGGTCGCGCAAGCGAAAGCCGCCGATGGGGCCTGGACGCCCGCCGCGGTCGGTTTCGCCCGGGGGCAGGGGGTCTCTCTCGATGATGTGGGGGTCAAGGACACCGACCGGGGCCCGCGTTTGGTCGCGGTCAAGCGGTTCCCCGGCGTGGCGACCGAAAAATTATTGCCGGAATTGGTGGCCGCTTGGGTGGCCCGGCTGACCTTCCCCAAAAGCATGGTGTGGGAAGAGGGGCTCCAGGCCTTCGCGCGACCGATCCGTTGGCTGTTGGCTTTGCACGGAACCAAGGTCGTTCCTCTGGTCGTGGCCGGCGTGAAATCGGGCAAGAAGACCCGCGGCCTTCGGTTCCACGCTCCCAAACCCGTCGACGTGCCGGCCCCCGCCAAATACGTGTCCTTGCTGCGCAACCATTGCGTGATCGTCGACCCGTCCGAACGGCGGGCGCTCATCGTCCAACAGATCAACCAGGCGGTCAAAGCCGTCCACGGACACGTGCCCCTGGAGCGGTGCCACGATTTGTTGGACGAGGTCACGCAGTTGGTCGAACACCCCGTCGCCATCCTGGGGCGCTTCAACGAAAAACACCTGGCGCTGCCGCCCGAAGTCCTGGTCACCTCCATGAAAAAGCACCAAAAATATTTTCCGGTGTTCGCCGACGCCGCGGGCGTCGCGCTCACCGCTCATTTCGTGGGTATTCGCAACGGCCTGTCGGACCACCAATCGGTGGTCCGCGAGGGGTACGAGCGGGTGTTGGCCGCCCGCTTGGCCGACGCGGCGTTTTTCTTTGAGCAGGACCGGCGGCGGTCCTTGGCCGAACGGGTGGGGGATTTGGCGGGCATCGCCTTCCTCTCGCCGAAACTCAGTCTTCAAGACAAAACCGATCGCACCGTCGCGCTCGTCGGTGTGTTGGCGGCGGGCGTGGGGGCGCCGCCGGCGGTGAAAGAGCGGGCGGGTCGCGCGGCGTTTTTGGCAAAGGCCGATTTGACGACCGGGGTGGTGGGGGAGTTCCCGGAGCTTCAGGGCGTCATGGGACGGATCTACGCCGCCGCCGACGGCGAGGACCCGGTCGTGGCCGAAGCGGTGGAACGTCATTATTGGCCGTTGACCGCCGAAGGAACGCTGCCCGGGCAGGACGTCGCCGCGTTGGTGTCCGTGGCCGACAAACTCGACACCTTGGCCGGAAATTTTCTGATCGGAAAAATACCCTCGGGATCCCAGGACCCGTACGGTCTTCGCCGCGCGGCGATCGGGCTTTTGCGCATTCTGGAGGAGCGGGCGTGGCCGGTGTCGTTGCCGGTTTTGGTGGACGAGGCCTTGGCCCGGTTGCCGGATTCCCTGGGGGACAAGGCGGTCGGTCGCCGTGCCCTCTTGGATTTTCTGCGCCAACGGTGGGCCGCCCTGGCCGAGGCGCGCGGCGCGCGTTTCGATGAGACCGAATCCGTCCTGGCCGCCGGATTCGAACGGGTCGTCGATGCGGGAAAACGTCTGGAGGCCCTCCGCGCGGTGCGTCGTCACCCGGATTTTGAACCCCTCTCGGCCGCCTTCAAGCGGGCGGCCAACCTGTTGAAACAGGCCGAAAAAAAAGGCGAATCGATCGAAAGCGAAGGGGTGGCGGAACGGTTGTCGTCGCCGGAAGAGAAAAACCTGCTGGAGGTTTTAACCGCCGTGTCGGGCCGTGTGGGCGCGGCGATGGCGGCGGGGGATTTCGCCGGGGCCTTTTCCGCTTTGGTGGCCTTGCGGGAACCCGTGGACCGGTTTTTCACCGGGGTGGTCGTCATGGACCCCGACGTCGATCGGCGCCGGACGCGGTTGGGCTTGTTGTCGCTGGTCCGCCGGTGTTTTGCGCCCCTGGCCGATTTTTCCCGGTTGCAGGAAACCCCGGGTCCCTCCGCTTGA
- the ybeY gene encoding rRNA maturation RNase YbeY, with protein MKIAFWTRGARRPAAEKHAARGVRAALGRRRGGEMNVVWTSRGDLRKMNVRFRKTDRFTDVIAFRHEPAPGERRRRAADTPFGDLYIAVDQARKNARRFGVTYNEEIVRLAVHGTLHLLGHTDYTPVPRARMWAAQEPLVRRVMARARLK; from the coding sequence GTGAAAATCGCTTTTTGGACACGGGGCGCCCGTCGTCCGGCGGCCGAAAAGCACGCCGCGCGGGGCGTGCGCGCGGCCCTGGGCCGTCGCCGGGGCGGAGAGATGAACGTGGTGTGGACGTCCCGCGGGGATCTTCGAAAAATGAACGTGCGTTTCCGCAAGACGGACCGCTTCACCGATGTGATTGCTTTCCGCCACGAACCCGCGCCCGGCGAACGCCGCCGCCGGGCGGCGGACACCCCGTTCGGGGACCTCTACATCGCCGTTGACCAGGCCCGCAAGAACGCCCGCCGGTTCGGCGTGACCTACAACGAGGAAATCGTCCGTTTGGCTGTTCACGGGACGCTCCACCTGCTCGGCCACACCGACTACACGCCGGTCCCCCGGGCCCGCATGTGGGCCGCCCAGGAGCCCCTGGTTCGGCGGGTGATGGCCCGCGCCCGGTTGAAATGA
- a CDS encoding tetratricopeptide repeat protein, with protein MRRGFLLFALFVAGVFYGWNRGISRDGLARYIDAHPRTFKGDALLYTLGSFHELFNRPDRAVSMYERVVVLYPDSPHTEACLYGVASNFERLKNFARARQEYEKYIEEYPEGRYAVSVKKNIEFLKGL; from the coding sequence TTGCGGCGAGGCTTTCTCCTTTTCGCGCTGTTTGTGGCCGGGGTTTTCTACGGTTGGAACCGGGGGATCTCGCGCGACGGGTTGGCCCGCTACATCGATGCGCACCCCAGGACATTTAAGGGCGACGCTCTGCTTTACACCCTGGGCAGTTTCCACGAGTTGTTCAACCGCCCCGACCGCGCCGTATCCATGTACGAACGCGTGGTGGTTCTTTACCCCGACTCCCCGCACACGGAGGCTTGCTTGTACGGTGTGGCGTCAAATTTCGAGCGGCTCAAAAACTTCGCCCGCGCCCGCCAGGAATACGAGAAGTACATTGAGGAGTACCCCGAGGGCCGTTACGCGGTTTCTGTAAAAAAGAACATTGAGTTTTTAAAAGGCCTCTAG
- a CDS encoding recombination protein O N-terminal domain-containing protein: MNVNVDAVVLAAEALSETDRRLTLYTRELGRLYARATGARRPGARLAAATEPGARARFRLWLPPGAASGRVTGGVLDAGVPGRGDWVRATTALFVCEVVDRLTPLLQPDADKHQLLCRALMAIGRGVPAAAAAFLVQAARLAGYARLPGGAAAELCRRLDAWDFESAAPGEGGPAELARVEEQVVQWLAPYFGRPLKTWGHRRALERFQAKTKGLRRVP, encoded by the coding sequence GTGAACGTCAACGTGGACGCCGTCGTCTTGGCCGCGGAAGCCCTCTCCGAAACGGACCGGCGCCTCACGCTGTACACGCGGGAATTGGGGCGTCTCTACGCGCGCGCGACCGGCGCGCGCCGCCCCGGCGCCCGCCTCGCGGCCGCCACCGAACCGGGGGCCCGGGCGCGGTTCCGTCTTTGGTTGCCGCCGGGCGCCGCGTCGGGCCGTGTGACCGGCGGCGTTTTGGACGCCGGCGTGCCCGGCCGGGGCGATTGGGTCCGCGCCACCACCGCGCTTTTTGTCTGCGAAGTCGTCGACCGTCTGACCCCGCTGCTTCAGCCCGACGCGGACAAACACCAACTTCTCTGCCGGGCGTTAATGGCCATCGGGCGGGGCGTCCCCGCGGCGGCGGCCGCGTTCTTGGTGCAGGCCGCCCGCTTGGCGGGCTACGCGCGGTTGCCGGGGGGGGCGGCCGCCGAACTCTGCCGTCGACTGGACGCCTGGGACTTCGAGTCGGCGGCCCCGGGCGAGGGGGGCCCGGCGGAGCTCGCCCGGGTGGAGGAACAAGTTGTACAATGGCTCGCTCCGTATTTCGGCCGCCCTTTGAAAACCTGGGGGCACCGGCGCGCGTTGGAGCGGTTTCAAGCCAAAACGAAAGGGCTGCGACGGGTCCCATGA
- a CDS encoding PhoH family protein yields MTRRLALADQEEAVLLFGQHDRNLKEIERRFNVQIFVRPSDRIDEGGLTLAVRGRPKPVEQALSTLEEMKRHAARSRQHGAPLSLLEVPAAGVPGGPVPAGAILVTVTGQPLRPQSATQEAYVQAIRQRDLVVGIGPAGSGKTYLAVASAVAALERGDVNRVVLTRPVVEAGEKLGFLPGDFYEKVHPYLKPLYDAFHAMVGAERFRLWREEEIIEIIPLAYMRGRTLDDAFVLLDEAQNTTAEQMKMFLTRLGNRSRMVVTGDVTQIDLEKKATSGLVQVQDVLSGVEGVEFVRFSESDVVRHPLVRRVIAAYDAWEHRRKEA; encoded by the coding sequence GTGACCCGCCGACTGGCCTTGGCCGACCAAGAAGAAGCCGTCCTCCTCTTCGGTCAGCACGACCGCAACCTCAAAGAAATCGAACGCCGTTTCAACGTGCAAATTTTCGTCCGCCCCTCGGACCGGATCGACGAGGGGGGGCTCACGCTGGCCGTGCGCGGCCGCCCCAAACCCGTCGAGCAGGCGTTGTCCACCCTCGAAGAGATGAAGCGCCACGCCGCGCGTTCGCGCCAGCACGGGGCGCCGTTGTCCTTGCTCGAAGTCCCCGCCGCGGGCGTGCCGGGGGGGCCCGTTCCCGCGGGGGCGATCTTGGTGACCGTGACGGGACAACCCCTGCGTCCTCAATCCGCCACCCAGGAGGCCTACGTCCAGGCCATTCGCCAACGCGATCTCGTGGTGGGCATCGGCCCGGCGGGATCGGGCAAAACCTATTTGGCGGTGGCCTCCGCGGTGGCCGCCCTCGAACGCGGCGACGTCAATCGCGTCGTGCTCACCCGGCCGGTGGTCGAGGCGGGGGAAAAGCTGGGTTTTTTGCCCGGGGATTTCTACGAAAAGGTCCACCCTTACCTCAAACCGTTGTACGACGCGTTCCACGCCATGGTGGGGGCCGAACGCTTCCGCCTGTGGCGCGAGGAAGAGATCATCGAGATCATTCCCCTCGCCTACATGCGGGGCCGGACCCTCGACGACGCGTTCGTCCTATTGGACGAGGCCCAGAACACGACCGCCGAGCAAATGAAAATGTTCCTGACCCGCCTGGGCAACCGGTCGCGCATGGTGGTCACGGGGGACGTCACGCAAATCGATTTGGAAAAAAAGGCGACCTCGGGGCTTGTCCAGGTCCAGGACGTCCTGAGCGGGGTGGAGGGCGTGGAGTTCGTCCGGTTTTCCGAATCCGACGTCGTGCGACACCCCCTGGTGCGGCGGGTGATCGCGGCCTACGACGCCTGGGAGCACCGCCGCAAGGAGGCCTGA
- a CDS encoding DUF21 domain-containing protein, with translation MTEFFFKLFAAAAILVVSALFSLAETAFMSLSRLQLDRLDKHRPGKLDFWRRDPDRALAALLLMNNVANAGLGVLSVSLALDAVALLGIPFAQGRVLFPALTALLVILLAEVAPKVAARARPEPLALALAPMTRFLAERFGPLMDLLLRRTGRALSFMSRTVRTEKAQWDSAILRHLLEKASVDRPFKRVLENLVEFGHRPVTSVMIPRADIQAVDLRLDRTALFEKVLASGHSRVPAHRGSLDALQGLIYAKDLLAERRSAALIAADDLIRPLPRVAPEMSLAELLREFRKGHHHMALVVDRFGAVLGLVTLQDALEAIVGDIAREPDPA, from the coding sequence GTGACCGAGTTTTTTTTCAAACTGTTCGCGGCGGCCGCGATCTTGGTGGTCAGTGCGCTGTTTTCACTCGCGGAAACCGCCTTCATGAGTTTGTCCCGATTGCAGTTGGACCGTCTCGACAAACACCGCCCCGGAAAATTGGATTTTTGGCGCCGCGACCCCGACCGCGCCCTGGCGGCCCTCCTGCTCATGAACAACGTGGCCAACGCCGGGCTCGGCGTGCTTTCGGTGTCCCTGGCGCTGGACGCCGTGGCGCTCCTGGGGATCCCCTTCGCGCAGGGGCGTGTGTTGTTCCCGGCGCTCACCGCCCTGTTGGTGATCCTGCTGGCCGAAGTCGCCCCCAAGGTCGCCGCGCGGGCGCGCCCGGAACCCCTGGCGCTCGCCCTCGCGCCCATGACGCGTTTCCTTGCCGAACGCTTTGGTCCTTTAATGGATTTGCTCCTCCGGCGAACGGGCCGCGCGTTGTCGTTTATGTCCCGCACGGTCCGCACCGAGAAGGCGCAATGGGACTCGGCGATCCTCCGGCACCTTTTGGAGAAAGCCTCGGTGGACCGGCCGTTCAAGCGGGTTTTGGAAAATTTGGTGGAATTCGGCCATCGTCCGGTCACGTCGGTGATGATTCCCCGGGCCGACATTCAAGCCGTGGATCTCCGTCTGGACCGGACGGCCCTTTTTGAGAAAGTCCTGGCCTCCGGGCATTCACGGGTCCCGGCCCACCGGGGGTCTCTCGACGCCCTCCAGGGGTTGATTTACGCCAAAGATTTGCTGGCCGAACGCCGCAGCGCGGCGCTTATCGCGGCGGACGATTTGATTCGCCCTTTGCCGCGCGTCGCGCCCGAAATGTCGTTGGCCGAGTTGCTGCGGGAATTCCGCAAAGGGCACCACCACATGGCTTTGGTGGTGGACCGGTTCGGGGCGGTGTTGGGTTTGGTGACGTTGCAGGACGCCTTGGAGGCCATTGTCGGCGACATCGCCCGGGAGCCGGATCCGGCGTGA